The segment CTCGCCGCGCAGCTGCTCGGGCGGCAGCGCGTGGTAGGCCGGGAGCCGGTCCAGCAGCCGGACCATCACCTCGCCGGCCAGCGCGGGGGCCAGCGCGAGCAGCCGCAGGTGGACCGGACGGCCGCCGAACCGGGGCCCGTCGGAGGCGAGTTCGGCGGGCGGGGAGGCGAGTTCGGTTGGCGGGGAGGGCAGTTCGGCGGGCGGAGAGGCGAGTTCGGCGGGCAGGGAGGGGAGTTCGGCGTTGGGTGCGGTCACAAGACACCTCGCGAATCTCTGGGCGGCGGCCCGGCGACGGGGGCGGGCGACGCGTTCATGATGGTTCCCCGGAGGTTACCTACCCGTAGGTAACTCCTGCGATCCCCCACCGTTGTTCAGGTCGCGCACCCCCACCCCCCCTCAGAGACGGGACCCGCCATGAACCGAGCCGCCCGGCTGATCGCCACCGCCCTCGCCGCCGCCGCGGTCGCCGCCGCCGCCCCCGCGGTCACCGCCGGCCCCGCCGCCGCGGCGACCACCGCCGCCGACCCGTTCTACGCGTACGACGGCGCCGCCCCGCTGTCCTCGTACGCGCCCGGCGCCGTGCTGAAGACCCGCACCCTCTCGTACCACCTGCTCGGCCTGGCCACCCCGGTGCGGGCGGTGCAGGTGCTGTTCCGGACCACCGACGCGCAGGGGCGGCCCAGTGCGGGCGTCACCACGGTGGTGCGCGGGCTGGGGAGCGACGGCAGCCGGGCCGTCTCGTACCAGTCGTTCTACGACTCGCTGAACCCGGCGGACGGGCCGTCCCGGGCGGTCGCCGGGGACGTCAGCCTGGGCGGGGCGATCGCCAACGCGGAGGCGCTGTTCGTCGTCCCGTTCGTGCTGCAGGGCTACGACGTGGTGATCCCCGACACCGAGGGGCAGACCGCCGACTTCGCGGCCGGGCCCGAGTACGGCACCACCACGCTCGACTCGATCCGGGCGGCCTCCGCCTCGCCCGCGACCGGGCTGGGACCGGACACCCGGTTCGGCCTGATCGGCTACTCCGGCGGCGCGATCGCCACCAACTGGGCCGCCGCGCTCGCCCCCTCGTACGCGCCCGACGTCAACCGGCGGCTGGTCGGCTTCGCCGAGGGCGGCCTGCTGGTCGACCCCGCGCACAACCTGAAGTACGTCGCCGGGGGCGTGGTGTGGCCCGGGGTCATCCCGATGGCGATCACCGGGGTGGCCCGCGCCTACGGCTTCGACCTGCAGCCGTACCTGAGCGACTACGGCAAGCAGGTGTTCGCCAAGACGCGGGACGCCTCGATCGTCAACGCGCTCGGCCAGTACCCCGGCCTGACCTGGCAGAAGCTCGCCAAGCCCGCGTACGCCGACCCGAACTCGATCCCCGAGTACCTGGCCGCCGTCAACAAGGTCAACCTCGGCTCGGCCCCCACCCCCACCGTCCCCGGCTACCTCGCGCAGGGTGACGGCGGCGTCCTGGAGGGCACTTTCGGCAACCTGGCGGGGATCGGCACCGGGGACGGCGTGATGGTGGCCGGCGACGTCCGCGCGCTGGCCCGGCAGTACTGCGCGACCGGCAACGGCAGCGTCAAGTACCAGCAGTACGACCTGCTCAGCCACCTCGGCGCGGCCGTCCCGTGGGCGCCCACCGCCGTGCTCTACCTGAACGACCGCTTCGCCGGGAAGGCCGCCCCGTCCGACTGCGGCCGGATCCCGGCCGGCAACTCGCTCGCCCCCGAGCGGCCCGCCCCGCTCGCGGGGTGAGCCGCCGGGGGCGGGGGCCGGGGCGGTCGTCACGTCCAGGCGACGGCGACGACCACCTCGGCCGCGGTGAGCGAGGCCACCGTGAAGAACGGCCACGCCCGCCGGTCGCGGACGCCGGCCACGGCCACCGCCGCGATCAGCACGTCCAGCCCCAGCTTGAGGGCCATCTTCGGGTCCGACACCGGCAGGTCCAGCGCGTGCCGGACCGCGATCAGCCCGGCGCCGGTGACCAGCTGCACCACCGCGCTGGTCAGCACGTAGCCGCCGACCACCGGGTCCTTCCCGCGCAGCTGGTAGAAGACCCCGCCCAGGATCGCGGCGAAGCCGAACAGGTGGAAGACGAGGAGGACGTACCGCAGGATCTCCATGCCAGTGATCTCTCTCCAGAACCGGTGGAAACTTTCCGGGACTGAGAGCGGGCGGCGGCCGGATCCGTGACATCGAAGCCCCGGGTGACGGTGAGACGTGCGTCACACCGTTACTCGGGGCCCCTGCGCGGTACGGAGGTCAGAGGTCGTGCGGGTACTGCTTGGCGCCGCTGCGGATCCGCAGCGCCGCGACGATCTCGGTGACGCCGATCACCAGCAGCCCGCAGGCCGCCAGGATCGCCAGCGCGGTGATCGAGTGCGCGGGCCACACCATCAGCACGATGCCCGCCAGCACGCTCAGACCGCCCGCGAACCCCTGCCAGCCGCGGGCCGGCATCATCGGGTCCGAGGCGACCGCCGCGAGCTGCGTGATCCCGCGGAACAGCCAGCCGATGCCGATCCACAGCGCCAGCAGCAGCACCGACTGCGCGGCCGAGCGGAAGCACAGCAACCCCAGCAGCACGCAGATCGCGCCACTGACGAACGCCAGCACCCGCAGCGCCGTCGACGCGTGCGTGCCGAACGCGCCGACCAGCTGCACCACGCCGATCACCAGCAGGTACAGGCCGAACAGCACGCCGATCACCCACAGCGTCTGCTTCGGCCACACCAGCACGACCACCCCCAGCGCCAGCGAGATCAGCCCACCCGCCAGCACCGCCTGCCAGGCGATCCGGGCCAGCTGCTGGAACGGCCCGGGCAGGTCGTCGCGCGAATCGATCCGGTACGGGGCACTCATGGCTCCTCCGAGGGGACGGGACGGAACGGACACCTCACCCCTCCACCCTCCGCGCCCCACCACCCCCGGGGCGCGGCGGGATCCGCCGGACGGACGAACCGGGCCGCCCGGGTCGCACCCGGATCCGCTACCGTCCGTTCACCCACCGGCCCTGGCGGGCGGACTACCATCTGACGCTATGACGGACCAGGGGCGGGGGAGCCCGGCGGACGGGACGGAACCGGGCGGGACGGATACAGAGGGCGCCGAGAGCGCCGAGAGCGCCGAGGGCGCCGAGGGGGTCGGCGAGCCCGGAGCGGTCGACGAGGGCCCGGACGGCGGCGGGGGCCACTACATCGTCTGCGGCGGCAACTCGCTCGCGCACCGGCTGATCCTGGAGCTCACCGAGCAGTACGAGGTGCCGGTGGTCGCCGTCGTCCCGGACCGCTCGCGCGAGCACGGGCCGGCGATCGCCCAGATACCCGGGGTCCGCGCCGTCCTGGAGCACTCGACGGTCACCGGCGAGGCGCTCGGCGCGGCGGACGTCGGGCGGGCCCGCGGCATCGCGCTGATGGACGGCACCGACCAGGAGAACATCCACGCCGCGCTGGCCGCCGAGAACCGCAACCCCGGCGTCCGGATCGTGCTGCGGATCTTCAACCAGCGGCTCGGCGAGCACATCGAGAAGCTGCTCCCGAACTGCGCGGCGCTCTCCGGTTCGGCCACCGCCGCGCCCGCCTTCGCCAACGGCGCGCTCGGGCGGCCGCACACCGTCGAGGTCGGCGGCCGGCAGCTGTACGTCGCGTACGACGGCGAGATCCGGCCGAACCAGATCTGCCTGGTCGCCGACCGGATCGACCGGCAGGACCTGACCCGGCTCCGGCTGCTCCCGGAGACCGGGGGGCGGGCCGCCGACTTCATCCGGATCGCCGAACTCCTGGGCGGCGGCGAGGGGTTCGGCCCCGGCGGCCGCTCCGGGGCGGCCGGGCGGCCGGAGCTCGGGCCGCTCCGGGAGCCCGGTGGGCTGGCCGCGCTGCAGACCCTGGACACCGAGCCGCCGCTGCGCCAGCCGCTGCGCAAGCGGGTCAAGTGGTGGCTGCTGGACGGCCTCAAGCACTTCACCAACACCCGGCTGCGGATGATCCTGATCACCGCGTTCGCCGCGATCCTGCTCGGCGGGCTGGTGCTGTCCCTGCACAGCGACAGCTCGCACGGCTTCGGCTGGACGCTGTACTTCACGCTGCTGGACGCGGCCGGCGCCGTTCAGCCCGACGTGCCGGGGCAGCAGGTGACGGGCGACGCCTGGGCCCGGGCCGCCCAGGTGCTGATCACCTTCTGCGGGATCACCTTCGTCCCGGTCGCCACCGCGATCGTGGTGGAGGCGCTGGCCAGCGGCCGCCGCGGCCTGCCCCGCCCGCCCGGCGCCCGGACCAGGGACCACGTCATCGTGGTCGGCCTGGGCAACGTCGGCACCCGGGTCGCCGCCCTGGTGCGCGCCACCGGGCTGCCGGTGGTCTGCCTGGAGCGCGACCCGCAGGCCCGCGGCATCGCCGCCGCCCGTTCGCTGGGCATCCCCGTGCTGATCGGCGAGGGCCCGCTGGAGGCCCAGCTCCGGCAGGCCCGGGTCAAGCACGCCCGGGCCGTGGTCGCGGTCACCTCCGACGACGCCGCCAACCTGGAGGCCGCGCTGGAGGCCCGCGCGGTGCGGCCCGAAGTCCGGATCGTGGTGCGGCTGTTCGACGACGACTTCGCCCACCACGTGTACGCCACGCTCGGCAACGTCGCCTCCCGCTCGGTCTCCTACCTGGCCGCGCCCGCCTTCGCCGCCGCCCTGATGGGCCGCGAGGTGCTCGGCACCCTCTCGGTGTTCCGGCACGTCCTGCTGGTCGCCGAACTCGCCGTCGAGGAGGGCACGGTGCCGGACGGGCAGAACGTCGGCGACCTGGAACGCCCCGGCGGCGTCCGGATCCTGGCCGTCCGGCTACAACGCCGCGGCCACGACTACCAGTGGAACTTCGCCGACCGCTCCCGGCGGCTCGCCCCCGGGGACCGGATCGTGATCGCCGCCACCCGGGCCGGACTCGCCCGCGTCATCCAGTAACGGGAGGGATCCGGCGGAGCGAATCGTTCGATGGCGGAGGATGAGTTGACGTATCGTCAAGTGGCCTGTCCACCAAGCAAGTTCACCGATCCGCCGGAAAGCCTCCGGTGTGACGCCCCGACGGAGTGACGATGATCAGCGCCATCCTGAACGGAAGCCCGGGGATGATCCCGGCCTTCGCCGTTCTCGCCCTGCTGCTCGGCTGGGCCGCGCTCCGGGCGGCCCGCCGGTACGGGCTGCCCCCGCTGTTCGCCGCCCTGCTCGGCGTCTCGCTGGCGGGGGAGCTCACCGCGACCTTCTACCCGACCGGCGGGGGCGGCGGCACCCACCCGGTCTGCGGGATCAGCTCCGACCTGGGGTTCGTGTTCGACGCCACGCAGGGGTGGATGAACATCCTGATGTTCGTCCCGGTCGGCCTGTTCGCGGTGCTGGCGCTCGGCCGCCCGCTGCTGGCGGCGGTCGGGACGGTCGGGCTGAGCGCGCTCACCGAGACCGGGCAGGGCCTGCTCCCCGGGATCGGCCGGGCCTGCGACTCCGGCGACTTCGCGGCCAACACCGTCGGCGGCCTGCTCGGCGTCCTGGCCGGCTGCGCGCTCGGGCCGGCCCTGCGGCGGCGCACCGGGGCGGACCCGGGGGCCGGGCGGCGGCTCGGGCCGGACCGGCGGGAGTGGAAGCTCGGCGGGGCGCTGGCGGCGGGCATCGCGGTGCCGGTCGTGCTGCTGCAGGCGTTCGTGTTCACCCCGGTCGGGGTGGCCGGGGCGCTCGACCCGACCGCCGAGCAGCGCGCGTTCGCACAGCGCCGGGCCGACGCGCTGCTCGCGCCGGGCACCGAGGTGACCAGGGTGCAGCGCTTCGTCGAGGAGGGCTACCCCGAGGTGCTGGCGGTCATGAGCAAGGCCGGTTCCTTCAACGTGCGGTGGCCGTCCGGCGACCTGGTCGGCTTCGTCGCCGGCCGGCCGCCGAGCGCCCCCGGGCAGACTCCCGGGCAGGCCCCCGGGACGGCCACCGGGACGGGCGTCGTGCCGGTCGGCGAGGCGGCCGCCCGGGCCGCCGCCGACCGGTTCGCCGCGCAGTGGCTGGTCGGACGCGGCGCGGGCACCGAGCCGGAGTTCTCCCCGCTGGACGGGACCAACGGCCGCTACCGGTTCGGCTACACCGGCGGCGGTACCTCGTGGACGGTGGACGTCGGCGACGACGGTACGGTGCTCTGGTTCGGGCAAAAGTGACCGCTCGGTATGCCGGTGCCGGGGCGTAGGGTGCGGGTGATCGCCTACGGGATCCTGCGCGTGACCCTGTCCGTGATCGGGATCGTGTTCGTGTTCGTGTTCGTGTTCGTGTCGAGGAACGACAGCGGGGAGTAGGCAGTGTCGCAACAATCCACCGATCGGCTTTCCGCAGTCCGGCAGTTCGTCGCCGCCGAGAACCTCGACCGGCTCGTGGGCCGGCTGCACCAGGAGAACGCGGCCTGCCGCGGCGACTGGACGCTGGACGGCGGCGGGCTGGTCCGGCTGCTCCAGGGCATGCCGGTGGAGAGCCGGGTCCGGCTGCTGGTCCGGCTCAGCGGGGCGCTGGAGGAGAAGGCGGTGCACGCCCCGCTCGAATGCCGGGGCCTGGCCGCGCTCAACGTGCTGCTGGCGCAGGGGCTCTCGGCCGAGGAGCTGGCGCCCTGGCGGGAGCCGCTGCTCGCCGAGGCGGCCGGCCGGATGGCGGTCTGGGAGGGCTGGCGGCTGACCGCCCTGCTGGAGGCCGACCACCAGGCCGGCCGGGCGCTGCCCGCCGCGGTGGTGGCGACCGCCCGCCGCTCGGCGCTGATCGCCACCGTGCCGGCCGAACTCTCGTCCTTCGTCGGCGAGTTCGCCGGCCCTCCGGTCAACCCCGGTGAGCCGTGGGCCGATCGGGTGCTCGCCGACCTCGCCGAGGTCCGGGACGCCGCCGCCTGGCGGAGGTTGATCGAGCACGCGGTGACCGTCACCGGCGCCAAGCCGACCGTGAAGTGGCTGCGGGCCGGACAGTCGCTGCTGGACGAGGTCGGGCCGGACCGGCTGGCCGGGTTCGCCGCCGGGTGGTTCCCGCTGGCCGGGCAGCCGCGCCGGGACGCGGTGGTGTCCTTCCACCGGGCCGGCCCGGCCCTGTACGACGCGGACCCGTACAACTGGTGTGCCCTGCAAGGACTCTCCGCGCTGCTGGGGCTCACCCCGGCCCGTCCGGAGAGCAGCCGGGCGCTGGGCTCGCTGGCCGAGGCCGCGCTGTTCCCGGTCCGCGGCCTGGGCCCGCGCTCCCCGCTGACCGCGACCGCCGCCGTCCGCGCCCTGGGCGCCCTCGGCGGGCCGGACGCCCGGGACGAACTGGAGCGGCTGGCCGGGGTGCTGGCGTACAAGTCGACCCTGAAGGCGATCGCGGCGGCGCTCGCCGACTGGGAGGGCCGAGCGGGAGAGCCGGGGGAGTGAGCCGAGCGGGCGGAGGGCGCGGGGCGCCCTCCGCCGCGCGGCGGCCTACTCGTTGCCGAAGACGGCCGGGCGCTTCTCGGCGAACGCCGCCATGCCCTCCTTCTGGTCGGCGGTGGCGAACGCGGCGTGGAACAGTCGGCGTTCGAACCGGACGCCCTCGGCGAGGGTGGTCTCGAAGGCGCGGTTGACCGACTCCTTCATCATCACGGCGGCGGGCAGCGACATCGCGGCGACGGTCTCGGCGACCGCCAGCGCCTCGGTGAGCAGCTGCTCGGCGGGGACGACCCGGGAGACCAGGCCGGCCCGTTCGGCCTCCTCGGCGCCCATCGTCCGGCCGGTCAGACAGAGGTCCATCGCCTTGGCCTTGCCGACGGCGCGGGTCAGCCGCTGCGAGCCGCCGATGCCGGGGATGACGCCCAGCTTGATCTCCGGCTGGCCGAACTTCGCGGTGTCGGCGGCGATCAGGATGTCGCAGAGCATCGCCAGCTCGCAGCCGCCGCCCAGCGCGTAGCCCGCGACGGCGGCGACGATCGGCTTGCGCACCCGGCCCAGCTCGTCCCAGGGGCCGAGCCAGTCGTCGAGGTAGACGGCGGGGAAGCGGTTGTCCTGCATCTCCTTGATGTCGGCGCCCGCGGCGAACGCCTTCGCCGAGCCGGTGATCACCAGGGCGCCGATCCCCGGGTCGCGGTCGAACGCCTTGGCGGCCGCCACCACCTCGTTCATCAGCCGGTTGTTGAGCGCGTTCAGCGCCTCGGGCCGGTTCAGGGTGATGATGCCGACCCGGTCCTTGCGGTCCACCAGGATCGTCTCGTACTCGGTCATCGCCGCTTCTTCCTCTCCACGTCGAGCGGAACCTCTGCCGCTGGATACGATCTCCGAACCCGGCTCCGGACGCCAGTCTCGACAGGCGAGACGATCGTCACCAGAGCGGTCGCCAGAGCGGTCGCCAGAGCGGTCACCGCGTGCTCATCCGGCCGGGTCGGCCGGGCCGGCCGGGCCGGCCGCCAGGCCCAGGTCGCCGTCGGCCGGGGGCACGAAGAAGCGGGCGACGTCGGCGGCGGAGACCCCGGCCAGGGTGGCGGGGGACCAGTGCGGGTCGCGGTCCTTGTCGACGACCTGGGCGCGGATCCCCTCGACCAGGTCGTGGTGGGCCAGCGCCGCGCAGGAGATCCGGTACTCCTGGTCCAGGGTCGCGGCCAGCGACGGCAGCGCGCGGGCCCGGCGCAGCGCGGCCAGCGTCACCTTCAGCATGGTGGGGGACTTGCCGAGCAGCTGCTCGACGGCGTCCTTCGCGGCGGGCAGGCCGGTGGCGCGCAGCCGTTCGACGATCTCCTCGACGCTGTCGGCGGCGTAGCAGCGGTCGATCCACTCGCGCTGCCCGGCGAGGTCGGACGGCGGGGCGGGTTCGGCGAGCGCGGCGACGGCGGCGGCCGGGTCCTGGCCGGCGGCGAGCCGGGCGGTCAGGCCGGGCAGCGCGGCGGCGGGCACGAAGTGGTCGGCGAAGCCGCAGTGCAGGGCGTCGCCGGCGGTCATGGTGGCGGCGGTGAGGCCGAGGTGGGTGCCGAGTTCGCCGGGGGCGAGGGCGAGCAGCCGGCTGCCGCCGACGTCCGGGACGAGGCCGATCCGGGTCTCCGGCATGGCGACGGCCGAGCGCTCGGTGACGATCCGGACGCCCGCGTGCCCGGACAGGCCGACGCCGCCGCCCATCGTGATGCCGTCCATCAGCGCGACGTACGGCTTCGGGTAGCGGGAGACCAGTTCGTTCAGCGGGTACTCGACCCGGAAGAACGCCCGGGTGCCCGCGCCGCCGAGCTTGGCGTCGTCGTGCACGGCCCGGATGTCGGCGCCCGCGCACAGGCCGCGCTCGCCCGCGCCGCTCAGCAGGACGGCGCTCACCCGGTCGTCGTCGGCCCAGCCGTCCAGGGCGGCGCGGACGGTCTCCAGCATGGGCCGGGTCAGCGAGTTGAGCGCCCGCGGCCGGTTGAGCGTGATCCGCCCGAGCGGTCCGGTCCGCTCGATCAGCACGTCCTGCTGGTGCTCCGGGGTGGCCATGGTCGTCGCTCCCGCCTGTCGGTTGGTACGAAGATCTTTCCGGAGCACCGTAGCGGACGGGAGCGCGGCCGCGGCCGGCGGCGGGGACCCCTTCAGCAGGGGCGCACCGGGGTCGCCAGCAGCACCGGGACGGCCGGGGCGAGCGGGCGCGGCGAGAAGCCGCAGAGCTGCACGGGGTGCGGGACGAGCGGCAGGGCCTGGGCCTGCGGGACGGGCATCAGCAGGTTGGCGGCGGCCAGGGCGGCTCCGCAGACCAGGGTGCGCAGCTTCATCATCGGGGGTCCTCCGGGGAAGAGAGTCGTCCGCGAACGGCTGCGGCCGGTCCCTTCGGCGCCGGGCGTGGGCGGCCCGGCTCGGGGGTGGCCGCGGTCGTTCTGTCGGGTCAACTTCTAGTGGCGGAGGGGTGTGCGGGCCCGGAACCTCACCCGTTCGGCGGCGTGCTGCGGACGCGCCGTTGACGCCGGCTGTCGCACGGCGCCGGCGGCGCGCCCGCAGCGGGCGGGGCGACCGGCCGGCTGTCAGGTCAGCCGGTCGCCACGGCGGCGGGGTCAGCCGGCGATCGTGCCGGTGACCTCGCCGAACCCGACCCGCAAGCCCCCCGGCCCGGGGGCGGTCGCGGTGATGGACACCTCGTCGCCGTCCTCCAGGAACGTGCGGCTGGTGCCGTCGGGGAACTTGAGGGGGTGCTCGCCGTTCCAGGTCAGTTCGATCAGGGCGCCGCGGGTCTCCGGCTCGGCGCCGGAGACGGTGCCGGAGGCGTACAGGTCGCCGGTGCGCAGGCTGGCGCCGTTCGCGGTGAGGTGGGCGAGCTGCTGGGCGGCGGTCCAGTACATCCCGGCGAACGGCGGGCGCGAGACCACCCGGCCGTTCAGCGAGACCTCCAGGGCGAGGTCCAGGCCCCAGGGCTCGGCGTCCCGGTCGTCCAGGTAGGGCAGCGGCTCGACGTCGCGGGCCGGCGGGGCGACCCGGGCGTGCTCCAGGGCGTCCAGCGGGACCACCCAGGGGGAGACCGAGGTGGCGAAGGACTTGCCGAGGAACGGGCCGAGCGGCACGTACTCCCACGCCTGGAGGTCGCGCGCGGACCAGTCGTTGAGCAGGCAGACGCCGAAGACGTGCTCGGCGAAGCCGCCGAGCGCGACCGGGCTGCCCATCGAGCTGGGGGTGCCGACGACGAAGGCGACCTCCGCCTCGATGTCCAGGCGGCGGGACGGGCCGAAGGTCGGCGCGGCGTCGGCCGGGGCCTTGCGCTGCCCGTGCGGGCGGGT is part of the Kitasatospora setae KM-6054 genome and harbors:
- a CDS encoding lipase family protein, yielding MNRAARLIATALAAAAVAAAAPAVTAGPAAAATTAADPFYAYDGAAPLSSYAPGAVLKTRTLSYHLLGLATPVRAVQVLFRTTDAQGRPSAGVTTVVRGLGSDGSRAVSYQSFYDSLNPADGPSRAVAGDVSLGGAIANAEALFVVPFVLQGYDVVIPDTEGQTADFAAGPEYGTTTLDSIRAASASPATGLGPDTRFGLIGYSGGAIATNWAAALAPSYAPDVNRRLVGFAEGGLLVDPAHNLKYVAGGVVWPGVIPMAITGVARAYGFDLQPYLSDYGKQVFAKTRDASIVNALGQYPGLTWQKLAKPAYADPNSIPEYLAAVNKVNLGSAPTPTVPGYLAQGDGGVLEGTFGNLAGIGTGDGVMVAGDVRALARQYCATGNGSVKYQQYDLLSHLGAAVPWAPTAVLYLNDRFAGKAAPSDCGRIPAGNSLAPERPAPLAG
- a CDS encoding HdeD family acid-resistance protein, with product MSAPYRIDSRDDLPGPFQQLARIAWQAVLAGGLISLALGVVVLVWPKQTLWVIGVLFGLYLLVIGVVQLVGAFGTHASTALRVLAFVSGAICVLLGLLCFRSAAQSVLLLALWIGIGWLFRGITQLAAVASDPMMPARGWQGFAGGLSVLAGIVLMVWPAHSITALAILAACGLLVIGVTEIVAALRIRSGAKQYPHDL
- a CDS encoding NAD-binding protein, with translation MTDQGRGSPADGTEPGGTDTEGAESAESAEGAEGVGEPGAVDEGPDGGGGHYIVCGGNSLAHRLILELTEQYEVPVVAVVPDRSREHGPAIAQIPGVRAVLEHSTVTGEALGAADVGRARGIALMDGTDQENIHAALAAENRNPGVRIVLRIFNQRLGEHIEKLLPNCAALSGSATAAPAFANGALGRPHTVEVGGRQLYVAYDGEIRPNQICLVADRIDRQDLTRLRLLPETGGRAADFIRIAELLGGGEGFGPGGRSGAAGRPELGPLREPGGLAALQTLDTEPPLRQPLRKRVKWWLLDGLKHFTNTRLRMILITAFAAILLGGLVLSLHSDSSHGFGWTLYFTLLDAAGAVQPDVPGQQVTGDAWARAAQVLITFCGITFVPVATAIVVEALASGRRGLPRPPGARTRDHVIVVGLGNVGTRVAALVRATGLPVVCLERDPQARGIAAARSLGIPVLIGEGPLEAQLRQARVKHARAVVAVTSDDAANLEAALEARAVRPEVRIVVRLFDDDFAHHVYATLGNVASRSVSYLAAPAFAAALMGREVLGTLSVFRHVLLVAELAVEEGTVPDGQNVGDLERPGGVRILAVRLQRRGHDYQWNFADRSRRLAPGDRIVIAATRAGLARVIQ
- a CDS encoding VanZ family protein; the encoded protein is MISAILNGSPGMIPAFAVLALLLGWAALRAARRYGLPPLFAALLGVSLAGELTATFYPTGGGGGTHPVCGISSDLGFVFDATQGWMNILMFVPVGLFAVLALGRPLLAAVGTVGLSALTETGQGLLPGIGRACDSGDFAANTVGGLLGVLAGCALGPALRRRTGADPGAGRRLGPDRREWKLGGALAAGIAVPVVLLQAFVFTPVGVAGALDPTAEQRAFAQRRADALLAPGTEVTRVQRFVEEGYPEVLAVMSKAGSFNVRWPSGDLVGFVAGRPPSAPGQTPGQAPGTATGTGVVPVGEAAARAAADRFAAQWLVGRGAGTEPEFSPLDGTNGRYRFGYTGGGTSWTVDVGDDGTVLWFGQK
- a CDS encoding enoyl-CoA hydratase, with the protein product MTEYETILVDRKDRVGIITLNRPEALNALNNRLMNEVVAAAKAFDRDPGIGALVITGSAKAFAAGADIKEMQDNRFPAVYLDDWLGPWDELGRVRKPIVAAVAGYALGGGCELAMLCDILIAADTAKFGQPEIKLGVIPGIGGSQRLTRAVGKAKAMDLCLTGRTMGAEEAERAGLVSRVVPAEQLLTEALAVAETVAAMSLPAAVMMKESVNRAFETTLAEGVRFERRLFHAAFATADQKEGMAAFAEKRPAVFGNE
- a CDS encoding enoyl-CoA hydratase/isomerase family protein, which translates into the protein MATPEHQQDVLIERTGPLGRITLNRPRALNSLTRPMLETVRAALDGWADDDRVSAVLLSGAGERGLCAGADIRAVHDDAKLGGAGTRAFFRVEYPLNELVSRYPKPYVALMDGITMGGGVGLSGHAGVRIVTERSAVAMPETRIGLVPDVGGSRLLALAPGELGTHLGLTAATMTAGDALHCGFADHFVPAAALPGLTARLAAGQDPAAAVAALAEPAPPSDLAGQREWIDRCYAADSVEEIVERLRATGLPAAKDAVEQLLGKSPTMLKVTLAALRRARALPSLAATLDQEYRISCAALAHHDLVEGIRAQVVDKDRDPHWSPATLAGVSAADVARFFVPPADGDLGLAAGPAGPADPAG
- the fahA gene encoding fumarylacetoacetase — encoded protein: MSTTTPATWLDHLPADSPFGVHNLPYGVFTAAGRPGRRRIGVRIGELVLDAGAAARAVGAPSALLDADSLNPLMASGRSTWQAVRAALTSWLTDPAHRAAVEPCLLPLADVRLHLPFEVADYVDFYASEHHATNLGRIFRPGQEPLTPNWKHLPIGYHGRSGTIVVSGTPVTRPHGQRKAPADAAPTFGPSRRLDIEAEVAFVVGTPSSMGSPVALGGFAEHVFGVCLLNDWSARDLQAWEYVPLGPFLGKSFATSVSPWVVPLDALEHARVAPPARDVEPLPYLDDRDAEPWGLDLALEVSLNGRVVSRPPFAGMYWTAAQQLAHLTANGASLRTGDLYASGTVSGAEPETRGALIELTWNGEHPLKFPDGTSRTFLEDGDEVSITATAPGPGGLRVGFGEVTGTIAG